In Antechinus flavipes isolate AdamAnt ecotype Samford, QLD, Australia chromosome 3, AdamAnt_v2, whole genome shotgun sequence, a genomic segment contains:
- the FAM83E gene encoding protein FAM83E has translation MAASQLAALDEAGEGAPDETPLGAADPTLLYSEGQRLALETLLSEGAGAFTSCLVREKLLPFLAAEEVRSLEAGAEDWRAGAGEGQEGPEALPEPGSLTYFPGPSDEPPPELGLGWPEARPGKGATWARLYTQPPADGDPSIKELVRRAIREAQKLVAVVMDVFTDPDLLLDLREAAGRRGVPVYVLLDHRHLPAFLALAQQLGVNAGAMENLEVRVLRGCGFQSRRKKHVAGDMREKFVLLDGHSVITGSYSFTWSDSRLHRNLVTLLTGEVLEAFDREFRTLYAASRPLAPPPPRGPFLSVLEGVQLARSPHHIARRRSVAPVAVPPRDDAPRRPLGAPQTPESSQGPAPAGPALSDILRSIQRVRAASGPPARPSRSLWDLSSLSQLSGSSDGEGRLGGEPKTSWGAQDTPAMALMRQRGASEDPRALARRWAQPARPVTPGRFHYPSPSPRRLREDPGLPGRGWLDRASQGAHH, from the exons ATGGCGGCCTCCCAGCTGGCAGCGCTGGACGAGGCTGGGGAGGGGGCCCCGGACGAGACCCCCCTCGGCGCGGCAGACCCCACCCTCCTGTACTCGGAAGGCCAGAGGCTGGCCCTGGAGACCCTCCTGAGCGAGGGCGCCGGCGCCTTCACCTCCTGCCTGGTCCGGGAGAAGCTCTTGCCTTTTCTGGCGGCCGAGGAGGTCCGGAGCCTGGAGGCCGGGGCCGAGGACTGGAGAGCGGGGGCCGGCGAGGGCCAGGAAGGGCCGGAGGCCCTCCCCGAGCCGGGCAGCCTGACCTACTTCCCGGGCCCCTCGGACGAGCCCCCGCCGGAGCTGGGCTTGGGCTGGCCGGAGGCCCGGCCGGGGAAGGGCGCCACCTGGGCCCGGCTCTACACGCAGCCGCCCGCGGACGGGGACCCCTCCATCAAGGAGCTGGTCAGGAGGGCCATCCGCGAGGCCCAGAAG CTTGTAGCCGTGGTCATGGACGTGTTCACGGACCCTGACCTGCTGCTGGACCTTCGGGAGGCCGCCGGCCGCCGCGGAGTCCCCGTTTACGTCCTCCTGGACCACCGCCACCTCCCCGCCTTCCTGGCCCTGGCCCAGCAGCTGGGGGTGAACGCCGGAGCCATGGAG AACCTCGAGGTCCGCGTCCTGAGAGGCTGTGGCTTCCAGAGCCGGAGGAAGAAGCACGTGGCGGGGGACATGAGGGAAAAGTTTGTCCTGCTGGACGGACACAGCGTCATCACCGGCTCCTACAG CTTTACTTGGAGCGATTCCCGCCTGCACCGGAACCTGGTGACGCTGCTGACCGGGGAGGTCCTGGAGGCCTTTGACAGGGAGTTCCGCACGCTGTACGCCGCCTCCCGGCCGCTggcccctcccccaccccgcGGCCCCTTCCTCAGCGTCCTGGAGGGAGTGCAGCTGGCCCGGAGCCCCCACCACATCGCCCGCCGCCGCTCCGTCGCCCCCGTCGCAGTTCCGCCCCGGGATGATGCTCCCCGGCGTCCCCTCGGCGCCCCCCAGACCCCGGAGAGCTCCCAGGGCCCCGCCCCCGCTGGGCCGGCCCTGAGCGACATCTTGAGGAGCATCCAGAGGGTCCGGGCCGCCAGCGGCCCCCCTGCCCGGCCCAGCCGGTCCCTGTGGGACTTGAGCTCCCTCTCCCAGTTGTCCGGCTCCAGCGACGGGGAAGGGAGACTGGGGGGAGAG CCGAAGACGTCGTGGGGCGCCCAGGACACGCCCGCCATGGCTCTGATGAGGCAGCGCGGCGCCAGTGAGGACCCCAGAGCCCTAGCCCGACGCTGGGCCCAGCCTGCCCGGCCTGTGACCCCGGGGCGCTTCCACTACCCGTCCCCATCCCCGCGGAGGCTCCGGGAGGACCCGGGGCTGCCGGGCCGCGGGTGGCTCGACCGCGCCAGCCAGGGCGCCCACCACTGA
- the SULT2B1 gene encoding sulfotransferase 2B1 — MEGPFASRIAENSEVALDVREMTREYFTYKGIKFPTGLYSPETISYVEKDFKVRDEDIFIVTYPKSGTTWMIEIMSVMLKDGDPSWARTVPNWERAPWCETILGSLSIMQMTNPRLISSHLPIQLFPRDFFNSKAKVIYISRNPRDVLVSLYHYSKIAGHLKDPGSPDQFLQNFLNGELQFGSWFDHIKGWMRMEGKDNFLFITYEELQEDLRGSVRRISEFVGHPLEEAALDSVVENSDFRTMKENTMCNYTLLPSIILDQRQGAFLRKGVCGDWKNHFTASQSEVFDRAYREKMQGLKTSFPWDEDPGDTSPALAPRAWDL, encoded by the exons AGAGATGACCAGAGAGTACTTCACATACAAGGGCATCAAATTCCCCACGGGCCTCTACTCTCCAGAGACCATAAGTTATGTGGAGAAGGACTTCAAGGTCAGGGATGAGGACATCTTCATTGTCACCTACCCCAAATCAG GTACCACTTGGATGATTGAGATTATGAGCGTAATGCTGAAGGACGGGGATCCCTCCTGGGCCCGCACAGTCCCCAACTGGGAGCGGGCGCCCTGGTGCGAGACCATCCTAGGGTCCTTGTCCATTATGCAGATGACCAATCCTCGCCTCATCAGCTCCCACCTTCCCATTCAGCTCTTTCCCCGGGACTTCTTCAACTCCAAAGCCAAG GTGATCTACATAAGTCGCAACCCCCGAGATGTTCTGGTTTCCCTCTACCACTACTCCAAGATCGCTGGGCACCTCAAGGACCCCGGGAGCCCGGACCAATTCCTGCAAAATTTTCTCAACGGAGAAT TACAATTTGGCTCCTGGTTTGATCACATAAAGGGCTGGATGCGAATGGAAGGAAAGGACAACTTTTTGTTCATCACTTATGAAGAGCTACAAGAG GACCTCCGGGGCTCCGTCCGGCGCATCTCTGAGTTCGTGGGCCACCCCCTGGAGGAGGCGGCGCTGGACTCCGTGGTGGAGAACTCGGATTTCCGGACCATGAAGGAGAACACCATGTGTAATTACACCTTGCTGCCCTCCATCATCCTGGACCAACGCCAGGGGGCCTTCCTGAGGAAAG GGGTATGTGGAGACTGGAAGAACCACTTCACAGCATCCCAGAGCGAAGTCTTCGACCGGGCGTACCGAGAGAAGATGCAGGGGCTGAAGACCAGCTTCCCCTGGGATGAGGACCCTGGGGACACCAGCCCAGCCCTGGCCCCGAGGGCCTGGGACCTGTAA
- the RPL18 gene encoding 60S ribosomal protein L18 — MGVDIRHNKDRKVRRKEPKSQDIYLRLLVKLYRFLARRTNSTFNKVVLKRLFMSRTNRPPLSLSRMIRKMKLPGRENKTAVVVGTVTDDVRIQDVPKLKVCALRVTSNARSRILKAGGKILTFDQLAMSSPKGRGTVLLSGPRKGREVYRHFGKAPGTPHSHTKPYVRSKGRKFERARGRRASRGYKN, encoded by the exons ATG GGAGTCGACATCCGCCACAACAAGGACCGGAAAGTCCGGCGCAAGGAACCCAAGAGTCAGGACATCTACCTGCGGCTGTTGGTGAAG ctctatcgCTTCCTGGCCCGCAGAACCAACTCCACTTTCAACAAGGTTGTCCTGAAGAGACTGTTTATGAGCCGCACTAATCGGCCCCCCCTGTCCCTGTCCCGAATG ATCCGCAAGATGAAGTTGCCGGGCAGAGAAAACAAGACAGCCGTGGTGGTGGGGACTGTGACTGATGATGTCAGGATCCAGGATGTCCCCAAGCTGAAG GTGTGTGCCCTTCGTGTTACCAGCAATGCCCGCAGCCGCATCCTCAAGGCTGGGGGGAAGATCCTCACCTTTGACCAGCTGGCCATGAGCTCCCCCAAGGGCCGGGGCACGGTCCTGCTGTCTG GTCCCCGGAAGGGCCGCGAGGTGTACAGGCATTTCGGGAAGGCTCCTGGCACTCCCCACAGCCACACCAA ACCCTACGTGCGATCCAAGGGCCGGAAGTTCGAGCGTGCCAGGGGTCGTCGTGCCAGCCGAGGCTACAAAAACTAA